In a genomic window of Gloeocapsopsis dulcis:
- a CDS encoding heavy metal translocating P-type ATPase, translated as METLTLKLRGMSCASCANSIEEAIRSVPGVTECNVNFGAEQAAVTYNPDKTNIEKIQAAIDEAGYSSYSLQEQEMVTGEDDAEKAARLAESKKLKRKLWVGGVVSIILVIGGLPMMTGLHLPWIPAWLHNPWFQLVLTTPIQFWSGESFYQGAWKAFKRHTATMDTLVALGTSAAYFYSLVPTFFPGFFLAQGLEPAVYYEISAVVITLILLGRLLENRAKGQTSEAIRKLIGLQARDARVIRNGQEMDIPIQDVRISDVILVRPGEKIPVDGEVIEGASTVDEAMVTGESVPVKKQPGDEVIGATINKTGSFKFRATRVGKDTFLAQIVKLVQQAQGSKAPIQQLADRVTGWFVPVVIAVAIATFVIWFNFLGNLTLATITTIGVLIIACPCALGLATPTSIMVGTGKGAENGILVKGAESLELAHKIQTIVLDKTGTITEGKPTVTDFVTVNGTANRNELKLIQLAASVERNSEHPLAEAVVRYAQAQQVDLAEVKDFEAIAGSGVQGMVSDRFVQIGTQRWMEELGVDTRALLERKTTLESTGKTAVWLTVDGKMQGLMGIADALKPSSAQAVRALQRLGLQVVMLTGDNRATAEAIAQQVGIDRVFAEVRPDQKAAIVQSLQKEQGRHSKSKIVAMVGDGINDAPALAQADVGIAIGTGTDVAIAASDITLISGELQGIITAIQLSRATIRNIRQNLFFAFIYNVAGIPIAAGILFPIFGWLLNPIIAGAAMAFSSVSVVTNALRLRNFQPKATS; from the coding sequence ATGGAGACACTCACACTAAAACTCCGAGGCATGAGTTGCGCCTCCTGTGCAAATAGTATTGAAGAAGCCATTCGCTCAGTTCCAGGAGTGACTGAGTGTAACGTCAACTTTGGTGCAGAACAAGCTGCAGTCACATACAACCCCGATAAAACCAATATTGAAAAAATTCAAGCTGCGATTGATGAAGCAGGATACTCATCCTACTCACTCCAAGAACAAGAAATGGTGACTGGAGAAGACGACGCAGAAAAAGCCGCACGTCTAGCCGAATCAAAAAAACTGAAGCGTAAACTTTGGGTAGGAGGTGTTGTTAGTATCATCCTCGTCATTGGAGGACTACCAATGATGACAGGGCTGCATTTACCTTGGATTCCTGCGTGGCTACACAATCCTTGGTTTCAACTTGTGTTGACGACTCCTATTCAATTTTGGAGTGGAGAATCCTTTTACCAAGGAGCCTGGAAAGCCTTTAAACGCCACACAGCCACGATGGATACGCTCGTAGCGTTAGGTACGAGTGCAGCTTATTTCTATTCGCTAGTTCCGACGTTCTTCCCTGGCTTTTTTCTCGCGCAGGGACTTGAGCCAGCAGTTTACTACGAAATTTCTGCGGTTGTGATTACGCTGATTTTACTAGGGCGGTTGCTGGAAAATCGAGCTAAGGGTCAAACATCGGAAGCGATTCGCAAACTTATTGGATTGCAAGCACGAGATGCGAGAGTGATTCGTAACGGACAAGAAATGGATATTCCAATCCAGGATGTCAGGATCAGTGATGTTATCTTGGTGCGCCCTGGAGAAAAAATTCCGGTTGATGGCGAAGTGATTGAAGGCGCTTCTACGGTTGATGAAGCGATGGTGACGGGTGAAAGTGTCCCTGTCAAGAAGCAACCAGGAGATGAAGTTATTGGCGCGACGATTAACAAAACTGGTAGTTTTAAGTTTCGCGCCACACGCGTTGGTAAAGATACTTTTCTAGCGCAAATTGTGAAACTTGTACAACAAGCGCAAGGTTCTAAAGCACCGATTCAGCAACTTGCCGATCGCGTCACGGGATGGTTTGTCCCTGTTGTCATTGCAGTGGCGATCGCCACTTTTGTCATTTGGTTTAACTTCTTGGGTAACTTGACACTCGCAACGATTACCACAATTGGCGTGTTGATTATTGCCTGTCCGTGTGCCTTGGGGTTAGCAACTCCTACATCAATTATGGTAGGAACGGGTAAAGGCGCAGAAAATGGTATTTTAGTCAAGGGGGCTGAAAGTCTAGAACTCGCCCACAAAATTCAAACGATAGTTTTAGACAAAACAGGGACGATTACTGAAGGTAAACCTACAGTGACAGATTTTGTCACTGTCAACGGTACAGCCAATCGTAATGAATTAAAACTCATCCAGCTAGCAGCATCGGTAGAACGTAACTCGGAACATCCGCTTGCAGAAGCAGTAGTGAGGTATGCACAAGCACAACAAGTCGATCTTGCTGAAGTGAAAGATTTTGAGGCGATCGCTGGTAGTGGCGTTCAAGGAATGGTTAGCGATCGTTTCGTACAAATTGGTACGCAGCGCTGGATGGAAGAATTAGGAGTTGATACCCGTGCCCTTTTAGAACGTAAAACAACCTTAGAATCTACAGGGAAAACTGCAGTTTGGCTTACTGTCGATGGCAAAATGCAGGGGCTTATGGGCATTGCGGATGCGCTCAAACCATCTTCAGCACAAGCTGTCAGAGCATTACAACGATTAGGGTTACAAGTCGTCATGCTTACTGGTGATAATCGTGCAACTGCAGAAGCGATCGCGCAACAAGTCGGAATTGATCGCGTCTTTGCCGAAGTGCGCCCCGATCAAAAAGCGGCGATTGTTCAATCACTGCAAAAGGAACAGGGTAGACATTCAAAATCGAAGATAGTTGCAATGGTAGGTGATGGTATCAACGATGCACCAGCTTTAGCCCAAGCCGATGTCGGAATTGCAATTGGTACAGGAACTGATGTGGCGATCGCTGCCAGCGATATTACTTTAATCTCCGGCGAGTTACAAGGAATCATTACAGCAATTCAACTCAGTCGAGCCACGATCCGCAATATTCGTCAAAATCTCTTCTTTGCCTTTATCTACAATGTTGCTGGGATTCCCATCGCGGCGGGAATTCTTTTTCCCATCTTTGGCTGGTTACTCAATCCGATTATCGCTGGGGCAGCAATGGCATTTAGTTCTGTATCTGTTGTAACCAACGCCCTGCGCTTACGCAATTTTCAGCCCAAAGCTACTTCATAA
- a CDS encoding cupredoxin domain-containing protein has translation MFSQSQIWGSLAGLGLLFGTASGVVVAQIPHEMPGEIAPTNQFRRIEQPLGLKIGVTLGGIALIGLELWWFVLSKTKAQQAQAHQGIQELTITVDGGYQPDRIVVNAGQLVRLNFLRRDPSSCLEKVLLPDFHIAQDLELDRVTPIEFTPSNPGQYQFTCGMNMFRGVVEVQ, from the coding sequence ATGTTTAGCCAAAGTCAAATTTGGGGAAGCCTTGCGGGATTAGGGCTTCTCTTTGGAACTGCATCGGGTGTTGTAGTCGCACAAATCCCCCACGAGATGCCAGGTGAGATCGCCCCAACAAATCAATTTCGTCGCATTGAACAACCTTTGGGGTTAAAAATTGGTGTCACGCTGGGCGGTATAGCCTTAATTGGATTAGAGTTATGGTGGTTTGTGTTGAGTAAAACTAAAGCGCAACAAGCACAAGCGCATCAAGGAATTCAAGAGTTAACAATTACAGTCGATGGCGGCTATCAACCCGATCGCATTGTCGTCAACGCAGGTCAACTTGTACGACTCAACTTTTTGCGTCGCGATCCGAGTAGCTGTCTCGAAAAGGTGTTGTTACCAGACTTTCACATTGCACAAGATTTAGAGCTAGATCGTGTCACTCCTATTGAATTTACGCCTTCAAATCCAGGGCAATATCAATTTACCTGTGGCATGAATATGTTTCGTGGTGTAGTGGAAGTGCAATAA
- a CDS encoding GNAT family N-acetyltransferase, which yields MEVQIEPYEEHQLDAVIHLSLRAWTPVFDSIQKVMDLDVYQEFYPDNWRVSQQKAVEDVCAAEDTNVWVAIAASSIVGFVAVKLDSETSMGEIYMVAVDPDFQGHGIGTALTKFALDWMKDAGMSVVMVETGGDPGHAPARRTYEKLGFGLLPIARYFKKL from the coding sequence ATGGAAGTGCAAATTGAACCTTACGAAGAGCATCAACTTGATGCAGTCATTCATCTTTCGCTTCGGGCATGGACTCCGGTCTTTGATTCGATTCAGAAAGTGATGGATCTTGACGTGTACCAAGAATTCTATCCTGATAACTGGCGTGTGAGCCAGCAAAAAGCTGTCGAGGATGTCTGCGCGGCAGAAGACACAAATGTCTGGGTTGCGATCGCCGCTAGTTCAATCGTGGGCTTTGTAGCCGTGAAACTAGACTCGGAGACCAGCATGGGTGAAATCTACATGGTCGCTGTCGATCCAGACTTTCAAGGTCACGGCATTGGCACCGCGCTGACTAAATTCGCTCTTGATTGGATGAAAGATGCTGGAATGTCTGTTGTTATGGTCGAGACTGGAGGAGATCCTGGTCATGCCCCAGCACGTCGCACCTATGAAAAGCTGGGTTTCGGGCTGTTACCGATCGCCAGATACTTCAAGAAGCTCTAG
- a CDS encoding heavy metal-responsive transcriptional regulator encodes MLTQDKKALLIGQVTALSGIPIRTIRYYESLGLLQSAGRTEGGFRQFSVEVLTRLSFIKRAQSLGLSLEEIGEILNVHDHGELPCGEVKEKLVEKVAQIDHQVKQLLTLRAELNGLLSGWEDFPNQHEDTICPNIQKGIGD; translated from the coding sequence ATGTTAACTCAAGATAAAAAGGCACTTTTGATTGGGCAGGTAACAGCACTAAGTGGAATTCCAATTAGAACAATTCGCTACTACGAAAGCTTGGGTTTACTACAATCAGCAGGACGTACAGAAGGCGGTTTTCGACAGTTCTCTGTTGAGGTGCTAACGCGCTTGTCTTTCATTAAACGCGCCCAAAGTCTTGGTCTTAGTCTCGAAGAGATCGGCGAAATTCTCAATGTTCACGATCACGGCGAACTACCCTGCGGTGAGGTGAAAGAAAAATTAGTAGAAAAAGTTGCACAAATTGACCACCAAGTCAAGCAATTATTAACTCTACGCGCTGAATTAAATGGATTGCTCTCAGGCTGGGAGGATTTTCCTAACCAACACGAAGACACAATTTGTCCTAATATCCAGAAAGGAATCGGAGATTAG